A window from Mycolicibacterium tokaiense encodes these proteins:
- a CDS encoding PGRS repeat-containing protein — MASAAVVVGLSTPLVAGAAPTITRPTPGNLSIVADGEVKHQQGSASAQAVGRDSQAIALGAGASAIANGAEAKAESLGDSSFTISNGDGNAARASGFGAQASLEGGTFNSASVTGDGEYLRVVGNMNRIEMTGNSSILTVTGNANNVSIVNVDNKIYSVTGDHQEFCRGSYCPYAPGGGLRMRAPELVFSEGPFLGLFGNGVDAAADCTGDACNGGAGGLLWGNGGAGANGGNGGAAGLFGNGGVGAVATATTAAGTGGRGGVLFGNGGDGGSANATFTTAGDGGNAGLLGNGGRGGTADVAYGTGGDGGRGGQLAGNGGAGGNATSANGTGGDGGNAVTLGNGGRGGSGGSANGDAGYGGDGGNGGSLAGNGGNGGTASGTSWAIGGWGGDAAGIGNGGHGGEATSSDPDDGASLGGDGGDAGQFGDGGDGGAATGTYAGVGGDGGTGGTRAGHGGNGGMGTGSDLYGIGNGGDGGDAGALGDGGKGGQGLGWSGSGGLGGNGGSTAGNGGDGGFGDETGGDGGDAGRDGNGGDGGNTGPDGTPGTGGHGGSDRGSDGKDGTSTVG; from the coding sequence GTGGCTTCAGCCGCCGTGGTCGTGGGTCTCAGCACACCGCTGGTTGCCGGCGCAGCGCCCACCATCACCAGACCGACACCGGGCAACCTGTCGATCGTTGCGGACGGCGAGGTCAAACATCAACAGGGCAGCGCGTCAGCTCAGGCCGTCGGACGCGACTCCCAGGCCATCGCGCTCGGGGCGGGGGCCAGTGCCATCGCCAACGGCGCAGAAGCAAAGGCGGAGTCGCTGGGTGACAGCAGTTTCACCATCTCCAACGGAGACGGTAACGCAGCGCGTGCCAGCGGCTTCGGGGCGCAGGCCTCACTCGAGGGCGGCACGTTCAACTCCGCTTCGGTGACCGGGGACGGCGAGTACCTGCGCGTGGTCGGCAACATGAACCGGATCGAGATGACCGGCAACTCATCGATTCTCACTGTCACCGGCAACGCCAACAACGTCTCGATCGTCAACGTGGACAACAAGATCTATAGCGTCACCGGCGACCATCAGGAGTTCTGCCGCGGCTCCTACTGCCCGTACGCCCCGGGCGGTGGGCTGCGGATGAGGGCGCCCGAGTTGGTGTTCAGCGAAGGGCCGTTCCTCGGACTCTTCGGCAACGGTGTGGACGCGGCCGCCGACTGTACTGGCGATGCCTGCAACGGCGGTGCCGGCGGATTGCTCTGGGGCAACGGCGGAGCCGGTGCCAACGGCGGAAACGGCGGCGCTGCAGGACTGTTCGGCAACGGCGGTGTAGGAGCAGTGGCCACGGCCACCACCGCAGCGGGCACTGGCGGCCGCGGCGGCGTGCTGTTCGGCAACGGCGGTGACGGCGGCAGCGCGAACGCCACCTTCACCACCGCCGGTGACGGCGGCAACGCCGGCCTGCTGGGCAACGGCGGCCGCGGTGGCACAGCGGACGTGGCCTACGGGACCGGCGGCGATGGTGGCCGGGGTGGGCAACTCGCCGGCAACGGTGGAGCCGGTGGAAATGCCACCAGCGCCAACGGAACCGGTGGTGACGGCGGCAACGCGGTGACCCTGGGCAATGGTGGGCGCGGCGGAAGCGGCGGGTCGGCCAACGGCGATGCTGGGTACGGCGGCGACGGCGGAAACGGCGGCTCGCTGGCGGGCAACGGTGGCAACGGTGGAACCGCCAGCGGCACCTCATGGGCGATCGGTGGTTGGGGCGGCGACGCCGCCGGCATCGGCAACGGCGGACACGGCGGAGAAGCCACCTCCAGCGATCCAGACGACGGAGCATCCCTGGGCGGCGACGGTGGAGATGCCGGGCAGTTCGGCGACGGCGGCGACGGCGGTGCGGCCACCGGCACCTATGCCGGCGTCGGCGGAGATGGCGGCACGGGCGGAACGCGGGCGGGCCACGGTGGCAACGGCGGTATGGGCACCGGCAGTGACCTCTACGGCATCGGCAACGGTGGCGACGGGGGCGATGCGGGCGCTCTGGGCGACGGCGGCAAGGGCGGCCAAGGCCTCGGCTGGTCGGGCTCCGGCGGCCTGGGCGGCAACGGCGGCAGCACCGCAGGCAATGGCGGCGACGGTGGATTCGGTGATGAAACCGGTGGCGACGGCGGCGACGCCGGACGTGACGGCAACGGCGGCGACGGGGGCAACACCGGACCCGACGGGACCCCCGGCACCGGCGGCCACGGCGGGTCCGACCGCGGTAGCGACGGCAAGGACGGCACCAGCACCGTCGGCTGA
- a CDS encoding diaminopimelate decarboxylase family protein, with product MTLLDILPSLRHAVKPRIDPTLWPYTTHVDEAARLTVGGLALTDVADEAGTPVTVFDEADFRYRAKRYRKDLPRTKVIYAAKALLTTGIARMAAEEHLGVDVGSAAELMTATAGGVDPARIVYHGPTDDLSAAAGVGRVVIDSVLDIACLARVLTAPQNVLISAADPELVRCVLREPLLHPVGLHCHLGTQLSDAQVYGDAVGRLLRAMADVRKRHGVVLSELNIGGGHAVPYCSGDPVLDVRALSLAIDDALDAACAAERFPRPTIVVEPGRALVARAAVTVHRVAAVTRGRVIVDGTTPFGARCTVTVANRHALGPAEAKSVVGRNGVEIVGDADLPCDIHPGDLIAVAGTGAYHRCSGALVAQPPLVSVCNGRLRTLVRRETVTDLMARDRG from the coding sequence ATGACACTTCTGGACATCCTGCCGTCACTGCGCCATGCGGTGAAGCCTCGGATCGATCCGACGCTGTGGCCATACACCACCCACGTCGACGAAGCCGCACGGCTGACCGTCGGCGGGCTCGCACTGACCGACGTGGCCGACGAGGCCGGCACCCCCGTCACCGTCTTCGACGAGGCTGATTTCCGGTACCGCGCGAAGCGCTACCGCAAGGACCTGCCCCGCACCAAGGTGATCTACGCAGCCAAGGCCCTGCTGACCACCGGGATCGCGCGGATGGCGGCCGAGGAGCATCTGGGCGTCGACGTCGGCTCGGCCGCCGAGCTGATGACCGCCACCGCCGGCGGCGTCGACCCCGCCCGCATCGTCTACCACGGCCCCACCGACGACCTGTCCGCCGCGGCAGGCGTGGGACGCGTGGTGATCGATTCGGTGCTCGACATCGCCTGCTTGGCGCGGGTGCTGACCGCACCGCAGAACGTGCTGATCAGCGCGGCGGATCCGGAATTGGTCCGGTGTGTGCTCCGTGAGCCGCTGCTGCATCCCGTCGGCCTGCACTGTCACCTGGGCACCCAGCTCAGCGACGCCCAGGTCTACGGCGACGCCGTGGGCCGGCTCCTGCGCGCCATGGCCGACGTCCGCAAGCGCCACGGCGTGGTGCTCAGCGAGCTGAACATCGGCGGCGGTCACGCGGTGCCCTACTGCAGCGGCGACCCGGTGCTGGATGTCCGGGCGCTGTCGCTGGCCATCGATGACGCCCTGGACGCGGCCTGCGCCGCCGAGCGGTTCCCGCGGCCGACCATCGTCGTCGAGCCGGGCCGGGCGCTGGTCGCCCGGGCCGCAGTGACCGTCCACCGGGTGGCTGCGGTCACCCGCGGCCGGGTGATCGTCGACGGCACCACCCCCTTCGGGGCCCGCTGCACCGTGACAGTGGCCAACCGGCATGCACTGGGGCCAGCGGAGGCCAAGTCGGTCGTGGGGCGCAACGGCGTCGAGATCGTCGGCGATGCCGACCTGCCCTGCGACATCCACCCCGGGGACCTGATCGCCGTCGCCGGCACAGGGGCCTATCACCGCTGCAGCGGGGCTCTGGTGGCCCAGCCGCCGCTGGTCTCGGTGTGCAACGGTCGGCTGCGCACCCTGGTGCGGCGCGAAACCGTCACCGACCTGATGGCCCGCGACCGCGGCTGA
- a CDS encoding TetR/AcrR family transcriptional regulator — MLVAAPDKEVRAPRARMTGSERRHQLIDIARTLFAERGYDATSIEEIAQRANVSKPVVYEHFGGKEGLYAVVVDREMSALLDGISSSLTNNRSRVRVEMVTLALLTYVEERTDGFRIMIRDSPASISSGTYSSLLNDAVSQVASILAGDFSRRGLDPELAPLYAQALVGSVSMTAQWWLDTREPKKEVVAAHLVNLMWNGLTHLEADPHLADE; from the coding sequence ATGCTCGTGGCAGCCCCTGACAAAGAGGTGCGCGCCCCGCGGGCCCGGATGACGGGCAGCGAGCGACGGCATCAGTTGATCGACATTGCACGCACGCTGTTCGCCGAGCGCGGATATGACGCCACCTCCATCGAGGAGATCGCGCAGCGGGCCAACGTCTCGAAACCCGTGGTCTACGAGCACTTCGGCGGCAAGGAAGGGCTGTACGCCGTGGTGGTGGATCGGGAGATGTCGGCGTTGCTCGACGGCATCAGCTCGTCGCTGACCAACAACCGTTCCCGGGTGCGGGTGGAGATGGTGACGCTGGCGCTGCTGACCTACGTCGAGGAGCGCACCGACGGCTTCCGGATCATGATCCGCGACTCGCCGGCGTCCATCAGTTCGGGGACGTACTCGTCGCTGCTCAACGACGCCGTGTCCCAGGTGGCCTCGATCCTGGCCGGCGACTTCTCCCGCCGCGGTCTCGACCCGGAACTCGCGCCGCTGTACGCACAGGCGCTGGTGGGTTCGGTGTCGATGACGGCGCAGTGGTGGCTGGACACCCGTGAGCCCAAGAAGGAAGTGGTGGCCGCGCATCTGGTGAACCTGATGTGGAACGGCCTGACCCATCTCGAGGCCGACCCGCACCTGGCCGACGAATAG